Part of the Streptococcaceae bacterium ESL0687 genome is shown below.
AATGCCACAAACGCCATGCTTGCAGCCTATGTGGGTAAACTTGAAGGGGTTACAGAAGAAAATATTAAACGCGGACTTCAAGAAGACCTAAAAGTCACTGGAAACCGCACCGAGTGGCTGAAGGCAGCAAATGGGGCAGACATCCTCTCAGATGTTTACAATGCCAACCCAACTGCCATGCGCTTAATGCTCGAAACCTTCCAGGAGCTAGAAAACAATCCTGGCGGGAAAAAAGCAGTTGTTCTAGCTGATATGAAAGAGCTTGGGGAAAACTCTAAGATGTATCATTCAATGATGATTACAGCCATTGACCCTGAAAAAATTGACCGTCTCTACCTTTACGGGGAAGAAATGGAAGCTTTAGTGGAATATGCCAAGGACATTTTTGAAAAGGGGCACCTTAAGTTCTACCGAAAAGATCTGGATAAAGATGAGCTTGATGATTTAATCAAGGATGTTGCTGAAGACCTGGGTGAAAATGACCAAATCCTTCTTAAAGGAAGCAATAGTATGAAGTTATCTGAGGTCGTCAAAGGACTTTTGCCTCAGGACTAGGCACTAGAATACGCTGTTATTAAATAACAACGGAGAAAGAATAATAATGAATCTACAAGAAGAAGTAAATAAACGTCGCACCTTTGCGATCATCAGTCACCCGGATGCCGGGAAGACGACCATCACCGAGCAGCTTTTGATGTTTGGGGGTGCCATTCGTGAGGCTGGTACGGTTAAGGCTAAGAAGTCTGGAACCTTTGCCAAGTCTGACTGGATGGAAATTGAAAAACAACGTGGTATCTCTGTAACCAGTTCTGTTATGCAGTTTGACTATGCTGGTAAAAAGGTAAACATCCTTGATACCCCAGGGCATGAGGACTTTTCAGAAGATACCTACCGAACTCTGATGGCCGTGGATGCTGCTGTCATGGTAATCGACAGCGCTAAGGGTATTGAGGCCCAGACTAAAAAACTATTCAAGGTCGTAAAAGACCGTGGAATCCCAGTCTTCACCTTCATCAACAAACTTGACCGTGATGGACGTGAGCCTTTAGAACTTTTAGAAGAGCTTGAGGAAACTCTTGGAATCCTAAGTACACCTATGAACTGGCCGATTGGGATGGGTAAAGCCTTTGAAGGACTTTACGACATGCACAACCACCGTATTGAGCTATTTAAGGGAGATGAACGCTTCGTTGACCTAAACGAAGACGGGGAAGTACCAGAAGAGCATGAACTGCGCAACAACCCATTCTACAAGCAGGCGCTGGATGATATCGAACTTATTCAAGAAGCTGGAAATCCCTTCTCTGAAGAAGAGGTTATCCTAGGTGAATTAACACCTGTCTTCTTCGGGTCAGCTCTTACAAACTTCGGTGTCCAAACCTTCCTTGATACCTTCCTAGAGTATGCGCCAACTCCACATGCCCACAAAACAACTGATGGACATGAAATCAGCCCGTATTCTGAAGACTTCTCAGGATTTGTCTTCAAGATTCAAGCCAACATGAACCCGGCCCACCGTGACCGTATTGCCTTTGTTCGTATCAGTTCAGGAACTTTTACTCGCGGAATGGACATTCGCCTTCCCCGTGCTAAAAAGAAAATGAAGCTATCAAATGTGACTCAGTTTATGGCTGAAAGCCGTGAGAACATTGAAACAGCAGTAGCTGGAGATATTATCGGGGTCTATGATACTGGAACCTACCAGGTTGGGGATACCCTTTTAACTGGTAAGCAAAACTTTGAGTATGAACCACTACCAACCTTCACTCCTGAGTTATTTATGCGCGTGAGTGCTAAAAATGTCATGAAGCAAAAGAGTTTCCA
Proteins encoded:
- a CDS encoding peptide chain release factor 3 — its product is MNLQEEVNKRRTFAIISHPDAGKTTITEQLLMFGGAIREAGTVKAKKSGTFAKSDWMEIEKQRGISVTSSVMQFDYAGKKVNILDTPGHEDFSEDTYRTLMAVDAAVMVIDSAKGIEAQTKKLFKVVKDRGIPVFTFINKLDRDGREPLELLEELEETLGILSTPMNWPIGMGKAFEGLYDMHNHRIELFKGDERFVDLNEDGEVPEEHELRNNPFYKQALDDIELIQEAGNPFSEEEVILGELTPVFFGSALTNFGVQTFLDTFLEYAPTPHAHKTTDGHEISPYSEDFSGFVFKIQANMNPAHRDRIAFVRISSGTFTRGMDIRLPRAKKKMKLSNVTQFMAESRENIETAVAGDIIGVYDTGTYQVGDTLLTGKQNFEYEPLPTFTPELFMRVSAKNVMKQKSFHKGIEQLVQEGAIQLYQNYQTNEYMLGAVGQLQFEVFQHRMIGEYNAEVVMTPMGNKTVRWINPEQLDEKMSSSRNILARDRFGNPLFLFENQFAERWFADKYPDVELSSTPPTA